The Pseudomonas parafulva genome window below encodes:
- a CDS encoding TniQ family protein: MPLSILPDETLPSYVRRNLLLYWAEPKAEIFEALRTRHVIKTAEVRRLAAAIGWPGCYGFNRLVHNHTLNAAFHVIKSDWDFAYSGTQYLSEGEHFSEWDASFCPECVREDLKIHGFSYWRRYGASNVSVCPKHNAVLLRDCPFCGKLFTRIDHDLDVMWRTCGGRHLAEAEVVANHDPLALKRAEVYQRLCRSPHIISGLHAAKVLLDKATALSPQLSGEERSKMQAIASTMSDLVQRFADVPSPSLESRAGTITALFIHAVVALYDSYDDFERELMSLAGSARCTDSLWSSYRIEDTKYVHFVEEDYVQGLGVWFTPRIVLDDVVVQVGWPWPTSKHYPCCNTPLSIHEGPSQRNTTVAASPSIPKIGLAKARAVGIIK, encoded by the coding sequence ATGCCCCTCTCGATTCTGCCTGATGAAACTCTTCCGTCATACGTGAGAAGGAACCTGCTGCTCTATTGGGCCGAGCCCAAGGCAGAGATCTTCGAAGCCCTGCGTACCCGTCATGTGATAAAGACGGCCGAAGTGAGAAGGCTCGCAGCAGCCATCGGCTGGCCTGGGTGCTATGGTTTCAATCGACTTGTTCACAATCACACGCTGAATGCAGCGTTCCACGTCATCAAGAGTGACTGGGATTTTGCCTACTCAGGCACTCAGTACCTTTCTGAGGGGGAGCACTTCAGTGAATGGGATGCTTCCTTCTGCCCTGAATGCGTTCGGGAAGACCTCAAGATCCACGGGTTTTCATACTGGAGGCGCTATGGCGCGTCAAACGTGTCGGTGTGCCCCAAGCACAACGCTGTCTTGCTTAGGGATTGTCCTTTTTGCGGTAAGTTGTTCACTCGCATAGATCATGACCTTGATGTGATGTGGCGCACTTGCGGCGGCCGGCATCTCGCCGAAGCTGAAGTTGTTGCTAACCACGACCCATTGGCGCTCAAGCGTGCTGAGGTCTACCAGCGATTGTGCAGGTCGCCCCATATCATCTCTGGTTTGCATGCCGCCAAGGTGCTGCTGGATAAGGCTACCGCTTTGAGCCCGCAGCTCAGTGGCGAGGAAAGGTCAAAAATGCAGGCGATAGCCTCGACCATGAGCGATCTTGTACAGAGGTTCGCCGATGTGCCATCACCGAGCCTTGAAAGTCGAGCTGGGACCATCACAGCATTATTCATTCATGCTGTCGTGGCGCTCTATGACAGCTATGACGATTTCGAACGTGAATTAATGTCCCTAGCGGGGAGCGCTCGATGCACTGATTCGCTTTGGAGCAGCTATCGGATAGAGGACACAAAGTATGTCCACTTCGTAGAAGAAGACTATGTGCAGGGTTTGGGGGTTTGGTTCACCCCGCGCATTGTGTTGGATGACGTGGTAGTCCAGGTAGGTTGGCCTTGGCCTACATCCAAGCACTATCCCTGCTGCAACACCCCGCTGTCCATTCATGAAGGACCATCGCAGCGGAATACCACCGTCGCTGCTTCGCCCAGCATTCCCAAGATCGGTTTAGCAAAAGCGCGAGCTGTCGGGATCATAAAATAG